The Leptotrichia sp. oral taxon 215 str. W9775 genome has a segment encoding these proteins:
- a CDS encoding flavodoxin domain-containing protein: protein MAKLNIIYFSGTGNTEQIASFIEEGAKAAGAEVEVISVDSADESSVDADFVAFGSPATGSEEVAPEMVDYIEGVKEKLAGKRVGLFGSNDWGEGDFMSMWIQELDNADVSVVGEGCIINLAPDDDEKIEKCKEYGKAIVS, encoded by the coding sequence ATGGCTAAATTGAATATAATTTATTTTAGTGGTACAGGAAATACTGAACAAATAGCATCATTCATAGAAGAAGGAGCAAAAGCTGCAGGAGCAGAAGTAGAAGTAATCTCAGTAGATTCAGCTGACGAAAGTTCAGTAGATGCTGATTTCGTTGCATTTGGATCACCTGCAACAGGATCAGAAGAAGTTGCACCTGAAATGGTTGACTATATTGAAGGAGTAAAAGAAAAATTAGCTGGAAAAAGAGTAGGACTTTTCGGGTCAAATGACTGGGGAGAAGGAGATTTCATGAGTATGTGGATACAGGAATTAGACAACGCAGATGTATCTGTTGTTGGAGAAGGATGTATCATAAATCTTGCTCCAGATGATGATGAAAAAATCGAAAAATGTAAAGAATATGGAAAAGCAATAGTTAGCTAA
- the recJ gene encoding single-stranded-DNA-specific exonuclease RecJ, which translates to MRNTKWNIKNIPKDKDIKINNIPVDKDILKILFSRGIKSPGEIRDFLNPKLENLQNPNKLYDVEKSVKIIREAIRKNKNIWIYGDYDVDGITSTAVLYLTLKELGAENVSYYIPIRDEGYGLNNDALKKIKDSGGELVITVDCGITAFEEIKFANSINLPVIITDHHNLQGKKVPEALAVINPKRIENEYTFESLAGVGTVFMLVLSLFESYGKKEEAFEYLDLVSIGTIADIVPLLSENRILTRFGLEKLPFTKNRGLAFLLYKLFNSGENKGNNPKSEYSTYDVGFIIAPVFNAAGRLKDAKMVVKLLTSDNNREIEIIVKELINKNFERKELQNRIVEMIEKNIEKNKINEDFVIIDYSPEYHHGIIGIAASKIVDIYYKPVIIMEVKKDEGIAVGSCRSIEGFNILNALQSMPELFVKFGGHSGAAGFTIPIKNIELFKRKINEYAKKILKDDDFVKIINIDKQIPMQKMSYEFFKTIELLKPFGFGNPMPTFQTKNVLLENIKFIGENKNHIMFDLKQKGFVIKNAVWFGSGEYFKELNENLFYDIVYKLKIEEFQDRYYTKAYIEDMKASELKDDTLLYYHSLYNTSFPIKSIFYTHLDLDVETPLSLKNEFDQISLFQGRKFVGRLDYNISNLLIQLKKYFNWNFTVKVENIVKSSTHNIVDILIKRDFSFECYDYTDIGIFKRIKDFLIGNMEYDSFTKNLLSLFFRQNKDLILSFENKSSENFKNNPEKYMKPENLINFLLTVGIFFMKKTGKKSLIIVKNSKNSIYNIPFIKTYFDIAVKYENEQEENYPFILFYNTAFKQAMKKISPEDFILTKIKDIEVKEDNNEFTETEKKSLNAVNEIGTRFCFFTDAETKEKFISDLFENSKIENEEKKSEISNTFNLQTEFIKNNISIPENITFLNTLKKKDLKELKNIYVEYLPLENKIKLKEKLDNGELIYSDYSVTEII; encoded by the coding sequence ATGCGAAATACAAAATGGAATATAAAAAATATTCCAAAAGATAAAGATATAAAAATAAATAATATTCCTGTTGATAAAGATATATTGAAAATACTGTTTTCCAGAGGAATAAAATCTCCTGGAGAAATAAGGGATTTCTTAAATCCTAAGCTGGAAAATCTTCAAAATCCTAATAAACTCTATGATGTGGAAAAATCTGTTAAAATTATAAGAGAAGCTATCCGGAAAAATAAAAATATATGGATATATGGCGACTACGATGTTGACGGAATCACTTCAACTGCCGTTTTGTATCTGACACTAAAGGAACTGGGAGCAGAAAATGTCAGCTACTACATACCTATTAGGGACGAAGGGTACGGACTGAATAATGATGCACTGAAAAAAATCAAGGATTCAGGTGGAGAACTTGTCATTACTGTAGATTGTGGAATTACTGCTTTTGAAGAAATAAAATTTGCAAATTCCATAAATCTTCCAGTTATAATAACAGACCACCATAATCTTCAAGGAAAAAAAGTTCCTGAAGCACTGGCAGTCATTAATCCTAAAAGGATTGAAAATGAATATACATTTGAATCCCTTGCAGGTGTAGGAACTGTATTTATGCTTGTCCTGTCACTTTTTGAAAGCTACGGTAAAAAAGAGGAAGCCTTTGAATATCTGGATCTTGTATCCATAGGAACTATCGCCGACATCGTTCCACTTCTGTCAGAAAACCGTATTCTTACAAGATTTGGACTTGAAAAACTTCCCTTTACTAAAAACAGAGGGCTTGCCTTTTTGCTTTATAAACTATTCAATAGCGGTGAAAATAAAGGAAATAATCCAAAGTCAGAATATTCAACCTATGATGTAGGTTTTATAATTGCACCTGTATTTAATGCCGCCGGAAGGCTTAAGGATGCAAAAATGGTAGTAAAACTGCTGACTTCTGACAATAACCGGGAAATAGAAATTATAGTAAAGGAACTGATTAATAAAAATTTTGAGCGAAAAGAACTTCAGAATAGAATTGTGGAAATGATTGAAAAAAATATTGAGAAAAATAAAATCAATGAAGACTTTGTAATCATTGACTATTCGCCTGAATATCATCATGGAATTATAGGAATTGCAGCTTCTAAAATAGTAGATATATACTATAAGCCTGTCATTATTATGGAAGTCAAGAAAGACGAAGGAATTGCAGTCGGATCATGCAGAAGTATTGAAGGTTTCAATATTCTAAATGCTCTGCAGAGTATGCCTGAATTATTTGTTAAGTTCGGTGGCCATTCAGGAGCGGCCGGATTTACAATTCCAATTAAAAATATTGAACTGTTTAAAAGAAAAATTAATGAATATGCAAAAAAGATCCTAAAAGATGATGATTTTGTTAAAATTATAAATATTGATAAGCAGATTCCAATGCAAAAAATGTCCTACGAATTTTTCAAGACAATAGAACTGCTGAAACCGTTTGGTTTTGGAAATCCGATGCCTACTTTTCAGACTAAGAATGTGCTTCTGGAAAATATAAAGTTTATAGGGGAAAATAAGAATCATATAATGTTCGACCTGAAACAGAAGGGATTTGTAATTAAAAATGCTGTATGGTTCGGATCAGGGGAATATTTTAAGGAGCTTAATGAAAATCTGTTTTATGACATTGTATATAAACTGAAAATAGAGGAATTTCAGGACAGATACTATACAAAAGCATATATAGAAGATATGAAGGCTTCTGAACTGAAGGATGACACTCTTTTATACTATCATTCCCTTTACAATACTTCCTTCCCTATTAAATCAATATTTTACACGCATCTTGACCTTGATGTGGAAACTCCCCTCAGCCTGAAAAATGAATTTGACCAAATTTCCCTTTTTCAGGGGAGAAAATTTGTAGGAAGATTGGATTACAATATTTCCAATTTACTTATTCAGCTAAAAAAATATTTTAACTGGAACTTTACTGTCAAAGTTGAAAACATTGTAAAATCTTCAACTCACAATATTGTAGATATACTGATTAAAAGGGATTTCTCATTTGAATGTTATGATTATACTGATATTGGAATTTTCAAGAGAATAAAGGATTTCCTTATAGGAAATATGGAATATGACAGTTTTACAAAAAATCTGCTTTCACTGTTTTTCAGACAGAATAAGGATTTGATACTTTCATTTGAAAATAAGTCTTCAGAAAATTTCAAAAATAACCCGGAAAAGTATATGAAACCTGAAAATCTGATAAATTTTCTTTTGACTGTGGGAATATTTTTCATGAAAAAGACAGGGAAAAAGAGCCTTATTATTGTAAAAAACAGTAAAAATTCTATATATAACATTCCTTTTATCAAAACATACTTTGATATTGCTGTAAAATATGAAAATGAGCAGGAAGAAAACTATCCTTTTATACTGTTTTATAATACAGCATTTAAACAGGCTATGAAAAAAATATCTCCTGAAGATTTTATTCTTACGAAAATAAAAGATATTGAAGTGAAAGAGGATAATAATGAATTTACAGAAACAGAAAAAAAATCTTTAAATGCAGTCAATGAAATTGGTACAAGATTTTGTTTTTTTACTGATGCTGAAACAAAAGAAAAATTTATTTCAGATCTTTTTGAAAACAGTAAAATAGAAAACGAAGAAAAAAAATCTGAAATCAGTAACACCTTTAATCTGCAGACAGAATTTATTAAAAATAATATTTCAATACCTGAAAATATTACTTTTTTAAACACTTTGAAAAAGAAGGATTTAAAGGAACTGAAAAACATATATGTCGAATATCTTCCTCTCGAAAATAAAATAAAGCTTAAAGAAAAGCTGGATAATGGGGAATTGATATATTCTGATTACTCTGTTACAGAAATAATATAA
- a CDS encoding type II secretion system protein — translation MEKIKKVKGFTLIEVLVYMSVAAILFTIVSISVQNQKMKQNFAVEKRNISMFIRKIQQHAQQNRKEYILDFQISKNTAFFMEETAGKKDIIDKMAISGEISYMTNNTDKNADFARRTTDEGNFERGFSVYLLNKKGDRIYYRISTNTINAAKYPIISIYRAKKPINVKDDYTKSHLWEEEL, via the coding sequence GTGGAAAAAATTAAAAAGGTGAAGGGATTTACACTTATTGAGGTTTTAGTTTATATGTCAGTCGCAGCAATTTTATTTACAATTGTTTCTATAAGCGTGCAAAATCAGAAAATGAAACAGAACTTTGCAGTGGAAAAAAGAAATATAAGCATGTTCATAAGAAAAATTCAGCAGCATGCACAGCAGAACAGGAAGGAATATATACTGGATTTCCAGATATCTAAAAATACTGCATTTTTTATGGAAGAAACAGCCGGGAAAAAGGATATAATTGATAAAATGGCTATTTCAGGGGAAATTTCATATATGACAAATAATACTGATAAGAATGCTGATTTTGCGAGAAGGACAACAGATGAAGGTAATTTTGAAAGGGGATTTTCTGTTTACCTTTTAAATAAAAAGGGAGATAGGATTTATTACCGTATATCAACAAATACAATAAATGCCGCAAAATATCCCATAATAAGCATTTACAGGGCAAAAAAACCTATAAATGTAAAGGATGATTATACAAAATCACATTTATGGGAGGAAGAACTGTAA
- a CDS encoding ComEC/Rec2 family competence protein, with product MKKNSGTMSIFLSDKTAISNIFKTSAIIAAGIVFFIFYINFVTYKGELSGEQVLHVKMDGKTGSVLKVNNKYLKQQASIKNSKNFDYGFYLIKYKIRKVTEKNGSLTIEGKIVGYKGSKLNGMRKYILNIFDELFITEDNLYAFSRAAILGEKSEVGKDMKDRFKYTGLAHLIVISGSHIGLVIMGIVKILDTLNIKYRIKYIAALVALSLYCTLVGMSPGILRAYIMGAMMICARIFFEQEDSKKSLFVSLVVILVLNPYAIFDISMQLSYMAVIAIIFVYPPVEKLCEIKFLGKMKVGISKDTVKLLLLSLAIQVTSIPLFLYYFDKLPLFSFLLNIVGVPLGTILIEVLFFITLCNILYLKVLNILFVPLAQILYNGFEGFILLGNKIPLLQVDIKGKVDIWSVVVYYIILVIIILYMNKSYAVMDKQKKIQEKHRAKLKKEIM from the coding sequence ATGAAAAAGAATTCTGGAACAATGAGTATTTTCCTGTCAGATAAAACTGCAATAAGCAATATTTTTAAAACATCTGCAATAATAGCGGCAGGCATAGTTTTCTTTATATTTTACATTAACTTTGTAACTTATAAGGGAGAACTTTCAGGAGAACAGGTTCTTCATGTGAAAATGGATGGAAAGACAGGCTCTGTGCTCAAGGTAAATAACAAATACCTGAAACAGCAGGCTTCCATAAAAAATAGTAAAAACTTTGATTATGGATTTTACCTTATAAAATATAAAATAAGGAAAGTTACTGAAAAAAATGGTTCCCTCACAATTGAAGGGAAAATAGTGGGGTATAAGGGTTCAAAACTCAATGGAATGAGGAAATACATTTTAAATATATTTGATGAACTTTTTATTACAGAGGACAATCTGTATGCTTTTTCACGTGCGGCAATTTTGGGAGAAAAGTCTGAAGTGGGAAAGGATATGAAGGACAGGTTTAAATATACAGGGCTTGCACATCTTATTGTTATTTCAGGCTCACATATTGGCCTTGTAATAATGGGAATTGTGAAAATACTCGACACGTTGAATATTAAATATAGAATAAAGTATATAGCCGCCCTTGTGGCACTTTCTCTTTACTGTACACTTGTAGGAATGTCGCCTGGAATACTTAGGGCGTATATAATGGGAGCAATGATGATATGTGCAAGAATTTTTTTTGAGCAGGAAGACAGTAAAAAGTCACTGTTTGTTTCACTAGTTGTCATACTTGTGCTAAATCCATATGCAATATTTGATATATCTATGCAGCTGTCCTATATGGCAGTAATTGCGATAATATTTGTTTATCCGCCAGTAGAAAAACTGTGCGAAATAAAGTTTTTAGGAAAAATGAAGGTAGGAATTTCCAAAGATACTGTAAAACTTCTGCTGCTGAGCTTAGCCATACAGGTTACAAGTATCCCTCTTTTCCTCTATTATTTTGATAAACTTCCGTTATTTTCCTTTTTACTTAACATAGTAGGAGTACCTCTTGGAACTATTCTGATAGAAGTATTATTTTTTATTACGTTATGTAATATTCTCTATTTAAAGGTGCTGAATATTTTATTCGTTCCATTGGCACAGATTCTTTATAACGGTTTTGAAGGATTTATTTTACTTGGAAACAAGATTCCACTTTTACAGGTTGACATAAAAGGAAAGGTGGATATATGGTCTGTTGTGGTTTATTATATTATTCTAGTTATAATTATTCTGTATATGAATAAAAGTTATGCTGTAATGGATAAGCAGAAGAAAATACAGGAAAAACATAGGGCTAAGCTTAAAAAGGAAATAATGTAA
- a CDS encoding M15 family metallopeptidase has translation MPVNFEKMSEKTRKNSVGNFWKCKRNFILVMLGIMSLANISMSESIQKSKENSKNIEAQSKNIQEDEELYSYNLIRSVFKPKSKEPQPDASPDDNDRSVDVGHQERLLNKVREELADYFANPSKEEAERHMVWVEVPVWRLQDGKKVSDTERIQVLNVLASDVKEIFREIYNGHEKFPVKRLIGYTWRGQNSRSFHNTGRAIDINPEENPQVDIDGRVLVGKKWDPHENPYSIKPNGDVVKAFRKRGWVWGEKFRKKDYMHFGFKEM, from the coding sequence ATGCCAGTTAATTTTGAAAAAATGTCAGAAAAAACAAGAAAAAATAGTGTAGGAAATTTCTGGAAATGTAAAAGAAATTTTATACTTGTCATGTTGGGAATTATGTCGTTAGCAAATATTTCAATGTCTGAAAGTATTCAAAAGTCTAAAGAAAATTCTAAAAATATTGAAGCACAGTCAAAAAATATTCAGGAAGATGAAGAATTATATTCATATAATCTTATCAGATCGGTTTTTAAGCCAAAGTCTAAGGAGCCTCAGCCTGATGCTTCGCCAGATGATAATGACAGAAGTGTAGATGTAGGTCATCAGGAGAGACTTCTGAACAAAGTGAGGGAAGAACTGGCAGATTATTTTGCAAATCCTTCAAAAGAAGAAGCTGAAAGACATATGGTATGGGTGGAAGTACCGGTGTGGAGACTACAGGATGGGAAGAAGGTTTCTGATACAGAAAGAATACAGGTGTTAAATGTATTGGCATCTGATGTAAAGGAGATATTCAGGGAAATATATAATGGCCATGAGAAGTTTCCTGTAAAGCGTCTTATTGGCTATACATGGAGAGGTCAAAATTCAAGGAGCTTTCATAATACAGGGCGTGCCATAGATATAAATCCGGAAGAAAATCCTCAAGTGGATATTGATGGAAGGGTGCTTGTAGGTAAAAAATGGGATCCACATGAAAATCCTTATTCCATAAAGCCTAATGGTGATGTTGTAAAGGCGTTTAGAAAAAGAGGCTGGGTATGGGGTGAAAAATTTAGAAAGAAAGATTATATGCATTTTGGATTTAAGGAAATGTAA